The genomic segment ATCCTGTCCTGCGTGCTCACCAACGTCTCTGCCCTTTTTCCTTTTGTCATACATAGACCACACTTCCTGTCACAGGTCCTCTACAAGGTCAGCTCAACTGTCACCGGTTGCTGTGAATAGTAGCagatttaatatattttgtaacATTTACTTTTACTGATGTTTTATGCTACAGGCTGTATTTTCATAAGCCAGTATTAAAATGCTTTTGGGAACAGTACCTTTGACACCAACTTTCCATTACCTTTTCTTGTCTCTGCAGCTGTTCAATGCTATTACATTTGAAGTTGCTCAAGAAAATAAGGTGAGTTGCCTTCACAGAAGAATTTCAGAAAGTTTTCAAAGGCTTGTCCAAGACGAAAACTGTATTCTCAATGTCCTCAGGCACCTTGGACGAGAGCTGTAAAGAACGTGAGAAGGCACGCCTGTTCCTCCATCATCAAAGTTTGCAGAGATTACCCACAGTTCCTTTTGGTAAATGTCCTCACGTCCCAGTTAAAGCTAAATAACATACAGTTCACATTTATGTTCCAATTGTGAACCCAAAGTCTGCTTTGATGAATAGACATGAGTAacgttgctgtttgtttctgtcctgttCAGCCTTGTTTTGACATGTTTTACAACCACGTGAAGAAGCTGTTCTCGAGCGACGCCAAGCTGACTCACATGGAAAAATGTTCACTGATGGAAGCTCTGGTGCTCATCAGTAACCAGTTCAAAGACTTTGCGAAACAGAAGGCTTTTATAGATGAACTGATGGCCCCAGTAGCCGCAGAATGGACCTCGGATGAGATGAGACGGTGAATTTGAATCCAGACTATTTTGTTAAATGGACATAAGTTAATGTTATGTCAGAAATATTATCAGTTTTGTTAATTGTGTTCTAGCATTTTATGGGACCCTGTCACGTTCCTATCCTTTGTTGGAGCTGACCAGGTGGTCTCTGAGCAAAGTACATACACAGAACCAGCAGGTCTAAATAGGGGACGGGTATGTTTTTATGACATTTGTGGCAATGAATCAAATAGTTTTGAATATTTCTATACAGATTGTGGTGTTGTTTACGGCTCTACTCCTGTTTCATATATTTTCTCCAGGTGACTTTCTGTATGTACGCCATGTTGGGAGTAGTGAAGCGAGCACGTTGGCCTGCAGACCTAGAGGAAGCCAAGGCTGGTGGCTTCGTGGTGAGCTACAcccctgctggagctgcaatCTACAGAAACCCCTGCGCTGCACAGGTTCTGGTGATGCTCCCCAACTTGCTGGCTCTAATCAGGTACCTGTGGGTTTACGCTAAACTCTACATTACTCTCTTACTTGTGTCAGATAGATCTCAGCTACTTATCCATTATATCAATCCAGGATGAATCTTAATTTTGTGCTTTCCATTTCAGGACTCACAACAGTCTGTTTCTGCCAGAAAACATGGCTTGTCTGAGTGAGAGCTTCTCTAGGACCCACGATGTAATGGATGTGGAGAAAAAGTTGATTTTTGGTAAGCAAAACATTCTTCTCACATTAGTGACCCACCTTTTGAACCACACTGAAAAGACAAGTTAAATCTTCCCAGTGTGTGCCTTTTCTAGGTCTCCCTCAGCAGGTTTTGGATACTCCTGTGTACAAAACTAACTTGGAGCGCATGCAGGGATTTTTCACCTTGTTATATGACAACTGGTAAACATTGTTGTAGTAGTTTTTAAAGTTGGTTCATCCCTCGCGGACTGTTGCAGATTTAATTCTACATCATCTTGTGTTCTTTACCCATCTAGTCTCCACATCATGGGGAATGTGGGTATGTCCCTGCAGCAGGAGTTCTACACTATAGATAGGCTGGCTGAGGAAATAGCTggctctgtttttctctccctcGACCACGTGCCTGACCACAGACTTCGCCCTATAATTCATAtcctttttgcttttgtttttagtttaataGATTAACTACTGTGTCATCAAAGCTTAGCTATTCATTTAAATTCCAACATTTATTGTCTTTAACAAGTACACGGGTGTTTTTAAGGCAGTTGGTGTTGTCATGTCCTCAGGAGTATTATGAAAGTCTactctgccctctgctgggTCCTTTGTTTGCCTACATGCTACAGGTCAGCATCTCTACCCTTCTAATTCTCTAGCACAGCCTCAAATTATTCATTTACTTAACATATACACTGAATTCACTTTATTGAAATTGTTTTTAATGGCTTTGTTGCATCTGTATCATATTGCAGAGGCTCAGCATCAAATGGCAGGTGATCAACCAGAGAACCTCTATCAAGTAGGTTAATGGGTCATTGCATATGCCTTTGTCATTTCTAGAGCCTGACTGACTATTGTCTTATTCTTTACATGTACATTGTGTCCAAGCCTCAGGATGAATATAAAAACTTACTCTTGACTtgtatgttgtgttttcagtggtgaagatgaagaagaggtGGTGTGTCACGAGAGCCAAGTAACGCAGGAGATGCTAGAGGAGCATATGATCCGAATGCTCACAAGGGAGGTGCTGGAGTTTCTTGGTAAGCTACAGTGCCTGTAGACGGTGGTATGATTTGGTTTGTCAAAGTTAATAAGCTtgcaatgattttttttccttctagCTATGAGCTGTATCGATAAAAAAACACACgaaacagcaacaaataaaGAGGAAATAGATGGTAAGGatcagaatttaaaaaaaaaacatgaattaacaAGTTAAGGTTTTTTACTTTGCTGATTCTGACTGGACTGTGCTTGTGTAGAGGAAGACATGATAATGGATTCGGTGCAGACAACATATTCAGCACAGCCCGTAGCAGACCTGACTGAACTGGGAAAATGCCTCATGAAGCACGAAGTAGGCCTGAGATGCATGTTCTACCATTTTAGACTGCAGCACAGTTACACAGTAAATGCTACACACTTGTGTAAATTGTGTTATTCCCCAGAACATCTACATGTCCCTGTTGACACTCTCCTTCACCTCACTGTCATGGAAAGATACTAGTAACTGTCATCGCACAGCTTCCATGGTCTGTTGGACACTTCTACGGCAGGTAACGCATTCAGTATGCGTATGAACACTGTTATGAGTAagcataacattttattttattaataaaaaacgaAAAGTGCCCTTTTAGTTCACCagattttattttgtcttcAGGTTGCAGACTCCAATCTTCTTCCAGAGGCGGTCACATGGTTTTATGCCAGTGTTTTTAGGGGCCTTCAAGTTCATGGTCAGCATGATGTCTGTAACACAACCCTCACTCAGCTGGCTATGCTAATTTATGAAAACCTGGTGAGTATAATCACTGCATCAGATGCCATGTGTACTTGGTGTCCTGTCTTAAAATGGCATCATACCAATGTTTATGtataaatcttttgctttagcGGCCTCGCTACATGGACCTACGAACCATGATGACCCAAATCCCAAACATCAATGTGGAAGCTCTGGACCAATTTGATCATAGACTCATAGAACCTGGTAGCCAGAAGgttggagagaagaagaggaaagaacAGTTTAAGAAGCTCATAGCCGGAACTGTTGGGGTAATGCCACACTTGGCCACTAGAGAGCAGCACTTCCCTATTACAACTCACTGTAGCCTACTCAGTGGTGGCTGGACACACTGGTCCAAATAGTGCAAGTCATTACTCAGCCGTGTGATTCTGGCTGTGTGGTAAATCTGTGCTCAGCATCAGAAAAATGTGCTCAACAGGGTTGTACAGTCCAGTGGTGTATATATATCTGTAGTTCTGCTAAACCTCTCATCT from the Betta splendens chromosome 15, fBetSpl5.4, whole genome shotgun sequence genome contains:
- the LOC114870395 gene encoding exportin-5, producing MADQVAAMCEQLIKAVNVIMDAETSQMYRLEALKFCEEFKDTNSLCVPCGVQLADKAQPAVVRHFGLQILEHVIKFRWNNMEQEEKVQLKECAMQLLSKGTHSILEEESHIKDVLSRIVVEMIKREWPQHWPHMLKEMEALTVEGEAQTELVMLILLRLAEDVITFQTLPSQRRRDIQQTLTQNMESIFSFLMAILHLNVEEYRKLKGSPEHGLKARAHCRVSVATLNTLAGYIDWVSLVYITNRNCQLLEMLCLLLSEPELQLEAAECLLIAISRKGKLEDRKPFMLLFDDVAIDYILSAAQSADELAICKKSAESPSVEVVERRYIFLKRLCQVLCALGGQLCSLIGSDIDIDVHVPSNLIKYLEALLAFTKHSSQFLKSSTMATWGALFRNEVLSKDAVVVEMAIKYLKTSMTNFVKTGFPSKEDNPSCQYSRVDFDSDEDFNSFFNCFRAQQGEVLRCVCRIVPLEAFQIAAEWLHYQIASPIDIGDATSKMSEGLCSILSPSVVQWDAMTVFMECVTAQIFKSLEEEKLPIDQSVEMLQAVVNYETKDPLILSCVLTNVSALFPFVIHRPHFLSQVLYKLFNAITFEVAQENKAPWTRAVKNVRRHACSSIIKVCRDYPQFLLPCFDMFYNHVKKLFSSDAKLTHMEKCSLMEALVLISNQFKDFAKQKAFIDELMAPVAAEWTSDEMRRILWDPVTFLSFVGADQVVSEQSTYTEPAGLNRGRVTFCMYAMLGVVKRARWPADLEEAKAGGFVVSYTPAGAAIYRNPCAAQVLVMLPNLLALIRTHNSLFLPENMACLSESFSRTHDVMDVEKKLIFGLPQQVLDTPVYKTNLERMQGFFTLLYDNCLHIMGNVGMSLQQEFYTIDRLAEEIAGSVFLSLDHVPDHRLRPIIRVFLRQLVLSCPQEYYESLLCPLLGPLFAYMLQRLSIKWQVINQRTSINGEDEEEVVCHESQVTQEMLEEHMIRMLTREVLEFLAMSCIDKKTHETATNKEEIDEEDMIMDSVQTTYSAQPVADLTELGKCLMKHENIYMSLLTLSFTSLSWKDTSNCHRTASMVCWTLLRQVADSNLLPEAVTWFYASVFRGLQVHGQHDVCNTTLTQLAMLIYENLRPRYMDLRTMMTQIPNINVEALDQFDHRLIEPGSQKVGEKKRKEQFKKLIAGTVGKALCQQFRKEVHIRNLPSLFKKPKPDKDILSTEPIGLEALFSPENNDL